atccggggtgtagttcacttagccgtcgtgccgtcaatggggctcggtgtatgtggctcgctctgccaagtttgggttcgccccttggggaggagtgcggtgcatttaggaaacctaacgggtggctacagccccggggaatctttgtaaaggcttcgtagtgaatccctggccattcacctcgggagtgaataagggtcttgcaagcccgggccagagagggaatcacggcttgtgggtaaagtgcacaacctctgcagagtgttatgaaactgatatatcagccgtgctcacggttatgagcggccaagggagctccagagattagtgatacttgatcagagatactttggtacaggtggatatgagaatgatggttttgattacgattatggtattggtaagtggtattctttccgtttggaaaggatacattgggttaataacttgggttaatgctaaaacttggctttctactagtaagtaataatctgaccaactaaaagcaactgcttgacttatccccacataaagctagtccactacagccaaacgggatgcttgctgagtatgttgatgtgtactcacccttgctctacacaccaaacccccccccccccaggttgtcagcattgcaaccactgctcaggcgaagatgaagctgtggaaggagacttccaggagttccaagattacgacgagttctaggtgtgggttagcggcaacccccagtcggctgcctgtgaaggccgcggttatctacgtttcttttccgcactttgatttattgtaagacctatatggacgtctcagacgtatgatgtaatcgactatttcccttactaatactattttgagcactgtgtgatgatgtccatattatgtaactgctgtgtacgtgaataactgatcctggcacgtacatggttcgcattcggtttgccttttaaaaccgggtgtgacacattccACGTGATTGGTTACCGGCCTGGCCCGCTCGAACCGCGTTTCCACACATGGAGGCGAGTGAGCACAAAATGCCTACACTGCATGAGCGGGTATAGGCTATCATCCTGCTCTGCAGCTAACCAAACATATGCCAAAGCACGGTCAATGGGATGAGCGTGATCTGGGTGCAGTAGTTTAAGCAACCAATCACGCGACAGATGATTCAGGATATTTAATGCACATGCTGGTTAATCTCACGTAGGTTCGTGACTTGTGACTGTGGCCTTTAGTTCCACGCCAAGTTATATTGTCCACTAACTAATAATGGTACCTAGGTTTGACCTGAGCATGCACTTTATGTTAGTGCGAAGGAACCTCATCATGCATATCTCATAGCTAAGTGAGTGCATCAAATGTATAGGCCACATCAGATAATGTTAGTTGTTGTGCAGTCTAACAATAAAATACAGATATGTGCAAACTCTTTGCTCAATGTAGTATATATCACTATCGGCTCAACCTATAAACCTGCATTGCCACTATTGTTTTAAGCCATTAGTTAGAAGTGGTAACTGCATGCACAGTACAAAAAACTCGCGCCCTTATCTCTCCCTTCTTAAGCACACTCAtctaactaaatatctcaagatattTAGTCAGATCAATGAATTTGTAGATAGAATCTCTTGAAATTTTGATTCTTGACTTTGTAGCTTAATTATATGCGCAGCTTGTAGATGGAATTCCTAAATACTTAATATATTAGCTGATAACTGCAGATCACAGACGAACTCCTCAATATATATCAGCTAATAATTGTAGACAAAGCGAACTACTTATTAATGTATGTATCAGATCAGAAGATAACTGCAGACGAGCAAACTAGCAATCGAGATCAAAGCTAACAGTAACCACCGCGGTCCACTACTACGGACGGGGAGCGGGTCGAAGGCCCAGGAGTTCTCGCTACGGATCGCGTCCTCCTCCTCTTTGGTTAAGTCGTTCTTGATGTTGAAGGTCTTGCGGATCTCCTCCGGTGACTTGCCCTGGATCATGTCGACCACCGCCCGGCAGGTCAGGCCCTGCAACCCCTTGATGTCGAGATAGTTGGCAGCCATGATGAGGTCGAAGAGCGTCGCCGGCGCGACCTTGACGAACTCCGCGTCCCACTTCTTGAGGTCGACCTCGCCGCCGCCCCCAGCTGATGAGGCGCTGGTGGTCTCCGCGGCGTCGGCGTGGACGTGCTTGTTGCAGTACTCGATGACCAGGGCGAGAGTCTTGGAATTCACGTTGGCGAGCGGGATGACGTTGTCGGCGCAGTCGTCCTCGATCATGAAGCGAATGATCTCTGACTTCATCAACACCGCCTCCTCCACCTCGAACTCCTCGCAGTCGGAGCTCCTCAGCGTAAGCATCTTCTTCTCAGCCATTGGTGTTGCTGAATGCTAGTAATGCTGGTGCGACGACAGGACGACTAAATCCTAGCACGAATCGAATCGTAGCTACCTACGTCTACGTGCGGCGCGCGGCAGGATGATTGGGAGGGAACGAGGCAAGGCCCTGACGACGGGACCTCTCCTTTTTATAAAAAAAATCCTGGATGATTTGGAACGAGGAAAACGGACGAAAGGCCGTTTAGCCCGTCCACAATGTACGGGAACGGGAGTCTGTTTTGTTGCAACGGCCGCCTGTTTTGTTGCAACGGCCGCTGTCCTGCACTCCTGCTCAAGGTGCAGAGGACGGTGAAGGGGATGCGGTGGAAGACGCTGCTAGCAAACCATGAGGACGGCCCCAACGTGCCTGAGAAGGTGCTCTTCGCTGTCAAGCGGTACTGGACAGCCGCCGGCGAAGGCACGGCAGCAGAGGAGAAGACGCCGGGCAGCTCTTCAGTAGCAGGTGATGGAGGTGGACGGCTGGCTGCTTTCAGTTTGTGTCGCCTTTTTCAGAACGCTTGATAGAAGTGAGGATTTATGTTTAGAGCGTAGAAGATCTAGAATTTCAGATGCTTTGGGTTTTTGCAATTTTGCAGTAGTTTATTTCCTTTTCTTCTATATTAATATTATCTATTAACCATAAAGAAGGCCAAGTTTCTTTCGGTTTATTTTTTTTGTCCACTGGTCTCTAAATATATAGATAGAACATAGTTCTTTTTTGTTATCACCTACTAGTATAATGTCCATAAGTTGCGACGGCACACAATCATTTCATATCTTTACTACAAAAAGGCCGCCCCGCGTCACATGTGAACTATGTGAACTGTATATTCCTTTCATACCAGCTGCAGTTACCCTATAAATAGGCGGTGAAAATCACTTAAGTGAGAAATCATataagcatgcatgcatgcacaacATTCAATATTATGTAACACCTAATATTAGGTAAATCAGTTTGCGAAGCCAATGTCAATCTAACACATGAAATGTCTCTTATCACAAATATCGTATTTTATATGCATCATAACCTGGGATCCTGAAAGGAAACTATCTACCATCTTGGCATTAAGGGCTACTTTAGGAACCTCATATCTCCTTCgggattggagtggattgaggtggaaatgaactaattttctctccaatccccttcaatcccgaAGGGGATTAAAAAAGTTCGAAGCAATACCTCATGAGCTAGTCCGTCAACTTGTGCTCTCTCGCGGCGGCGATGGCGGTGCGACGCTCCGGCTAG
This portion of the Zea mays cultivar B73 chromosome 2, Zm-B73-REFERENCE-NAM-5.0, whole genome shotgun sequence genome encodes:
- the LOC103648145 gene encoding SKP1-like protein 1, yielding MAEKKMLTLRSSDCEEFEVEEAVLMKSEIIRFMIEDDCADNVIPLANVNSKTLALVIEYCNKHVHADAAETTSASSAGGGGEVDLKKWDAEFVKVAPATLFDLIMAANYLDIKGLQGLTCRAVVDMIQGKSPEEIRKTFNIKNDLTKEEEDAIRSENSWAFDPLPVRSSGPRWLLLALISIASLLVCSYLLI
- the LOC109944626 gene encoding probable methyltransferase PMT14, coding for MYGNGSLFCCNGRLFCCNGRCPALLLKVQRTVKGMRWKTLLANHEDGPNVPEKVLFAVKRYWTAAGEGTAAEEKTPGSSSVAGDGGGRLAAFSLCRLFQNA